Proteins encoded together in one Prionailurus viverrinus isolate Anna chromosome B1, UM_Priviv_1.0, whole genome shotgun sequence window:
- the NKX3-2 gene encoding homeobox protein Nkx-3.2 — MAVRGANTLTPFSIQAILNKKEERGGLPAPEGRPVPGGTAVPVAEAPAVCCWRLFGETDAGALGGAEDSLLASPAGTRTAAGRTAESLVAWDSDSALSEENEGGRRCADAPGASGAGRAGGTLGLGQPVCELPAAKDLEEEAAGRSDSEMSASVSGDRSPRAEDDAVGPGSARVPALCGRGGGGGGPAGGAEEEEEPAAPKPRKKRSRAAFSHAQVFELERRFNHQRYLSGPERADLAASLKLTETQVKIWFQNRRYKTKRRQMAADLLASAPAAKKVAVKVLVRDDQRQYLPGEVLRPPSLLPLQPSYYYPYYCLPGWALSTCAAAAGTQ, encoded by the exons ATGGCTGTGCGCGGCGCCAACACCTTGACGCCCTTCTCCATCCAGGCAATCCTCAACAAGAAAGAGGAGCGCGGCGGGCTGCCCGCGCCAGAGGGGCGCCCGGTGCCCGGGGGCACCGCGGTGCCAGTGGCTGAGGCTCCCGCTGTCTGCTGCTGGCGACTCTTCGGGGAGACAGACGCGGGCGCTCTGGGGGGCGCGGAGGACTCTCTGCTGGCGTCGCCGGCGGGGACCAGAACGGCTGCAGGGCGGACCGCGGAGAGCCTGGTTGCTTGGGACTCGGACTCGGCGCTGAGCGAGGAGAACGAGGGCGGGCGGCGCTGTGCGGACGCGCCGGGGGCCAGCGGGGCCGGCCGCGCAGGGGGGACGCTGGGCCTCGGCCAGCCGGTCTGCGAGCTGCCCGCCGCCAAGGACCTGGAGGAGGAAGCCGCAGGCCGGAGCGACAGCGAGATGTCGGCCAGCGTCTCAG GCGACCGCAGCCCGAGGGCCGAGGACGACGCTGTGGGCCCCGGAAGCGCACGCGTCCCGGCGCTGTGCGGCCgaggcggcggtggcggcggacCGGCGGGCGgcgcggaggaggaggaggagcccgcGGCGCCCAAGCCGCGCAAGAAACGCTCGCGGGCCGCCTTCTCCCACGCGCAGGTCTTCGAGCTGGAGCGCCGCTTCAACCACCAGCGCTACCTGTCCGGGCCGGAGCGCGCCGACCTGGCCGCGTCGCTGAAGCTCACCGAGACGCAAGTGAAGATCTGGTTCCAGAACCGTCGCTACAAGACCAAGCGCCGGCAGATGGCCGCCGACCTGCTGGCGTCAGCGCCCGCCGCCAAGAAGGTGGCGGTGAAAGTGCTCGTACGCGACGACCAGAGACAGTACTTGCCCGGCGAGGTGCTGCGGCCACCCTCGCTGCTGCCGCTGCAGCCCTCCTACTATTACCCTTACTACTGCCTCCCCGGCTGGGCACTCTCCACGTGTGCAGCCGCCGCGGGCACCCAGTGA